The following nucleotide sequence is from Aggregicoccus sp. 17bor-14.
GAAGTCCAGCAGCTCGGCCGGCTTGCGCCCCGCGTCCAGCGCGCGGTCCGCCTCGCTGCGGTCGGGCGCGGCGAGCAGCGCGCGGTGGGCCTTGGCCAGCGCCTCGTTCGCCTTCGCCTCGCGGGCCAGGGCCTCGGGCGAGACGCCGGAGGGACCCTCGGAGTGCTTCGGGGCGCAGGCGCACAGCAGCAGGCAGGAGAGGAGGAGAGAGCGCATGGCGTGGGGTTCTGGCGCAGCAGGGCGAGCTGCGCAAGCAGGCAGGCGGGGCCCGGGGCAGCGGGGGCTATAGTGCGCCCCCATGACGATGGACTCGCTCCGCCGCCAGCTCTCGCGCGCGCGCCGCCGCGACCTCTGGCTCACGCTCACGCCCACGCTGCTGCTCATCGCGCTCGCCTTCTCGGCCACGCTGTACTTCGTGAAGCCCGCGCCCCCGAAGCACCTGGTGCTCGCGCTCGCCCCGGACGAGGGCGGCGCGCGCTACTACGCGCGGCGCTACCAGGAGCTGCTCAAGAAGGACGGCATCACCGTGGAGCTGCGCAACACGGAGGGCTCGGCGCACAGCGTGGCGCTGCTCACGGACCCCGCCCAGCACGTGGACGTGGCCTTCGTGCAGAGCGGCCTGCGGGACGCGGACAAGGTGAAGCACGTGGTGTCGCTGGGCAGCCTCTCCTACGTCCCGCTCTGGGTGTTCTACCGGGGCGCGCCGGTCGAGGACCTGCGCGGGCTCGCGGGCAAGCGCATCGCGGTGGGGCCCGAGGACAGCAGCACGCGCGCCCTCGCGCTCACGCTGCTCGAGGCCAACGGCATCGCCAGTGGCACTGAAGGCGCGCCCACCCAGCTGGTGCCCGCCGAGCGCGACGCGGCGATGGAGGCGCTCAAGGCCGGCACGGTGGACGCGGCCTTCGTGCTCGCGCCGGCGGAGAGCCCCGCGGTGAAGAAGCTCGCGGCGGTGCCCGGCATCCAGCTGCTGAGCTTCGCGCGCGCGGACGCGTACGTGCGCCGCTACCCCTACCTCTCCAAGCTGGTGCTGCCGCGCGGGGTGTTCGACCTCGCGAAGGACGTGCCCGCGCACGACGTGGTGCTGCTCAGCCCCACCGCGAACCTCGTCGCGCGCGACTCGCTGCACCCGGCGCTCGCCTACCTGCTCATGCGCGCGGGCAGCGAGATCCACGGCGGGGCCGGGCTCTTGGACCGGGCCGGTGAGTTCCCCGCGCCCCTGGAGGCGGGCTTCCCGCTCAGCAGCGAGGCCAGGCGGTACTACCAGGCGGGCGTGCCGCTGCTGCAGCGCTACCTGCCCTTCTGGGCGGCGAACCTGGTGGACCGGCTCTGGGTGATGCTGGTGCCCATCATCGCGGTGGTGGTGCCCTTGGGGCGCGCGGTGCCCGCGCTCTACCGCTGGCGGGTGCGCAGCCGGGTGTTCCGCTGGTACGCGCGGCTGAAGGAGATCGAGATCCAGCTCGAGGAGAACCCCGGGCGCCCCATGCTCGAGGACATGCTCAAGCGCCTGGAGGAGACCGAGCGCTCGGTGAACCAGATCCCCACCCCGCTCGCCTACGCGGAGAACCTCTACTTCTTCCGCGAGCACGTGGACGTGGTGCGCCGGCGCCTCGTGCGCCGGCTCGCCGGGGTCGTGGACGACTCACCGGCGGAGACCCAGGCGACCGGCTGATCGCCACGCCGCGCACCGGGGCCCTGCCTGTACGGTCGGCCAATGGACTGAGGGTTTCCCTGGGGAATGACAGGGGCGCCCAGGGAGGTACTCTGCTTCTCGATGGGCAGCCCGATCTCCAGGAAGCCGACGACCGTGAGCGCGGGTGATGCTGCGATCGCGAGGGCGCTCAGCTCTCCCGAGGCAAGCGACCAGCTCCGCCTGCTGATCGACTCGGTGCAGGACTACGAAATCCTCACCCTGGACACCCACGGCGTCATCACCTCGTGGAACGCGGGCGCCCAGCGCCTCAAGGGGTGGAAGGCCGAGGAGATCATCGGCCAGCACTTCTCGCGCTTCTACCCGCCCGAGGACCTCGCCTGGGACA
It contains:
- a CDS encoding TAXI family TRAP transporter solute-binding subunit yields the protein MTMDSLRRQLSRARRRDLWLTLTPTLLLIALAFSATLYFVKPAPPKHLVLALAPDEGGARYYARRYQELLKKDGITVELRNTEGSAHSVALLTDPAQHVDVAFVQSGLRDADKVKHVVSLGSLSYVPLWVFYRGAPVEDLRGLAGKRIAVGPEDSSTRALALTLLEANGIASGTEGAPTQLVPAERDAAMEALKAGTVDAAFVLAPAESPAVKKLAAVPGIQLLSFARADAYVRRYPYLSKLVLPRGVFDLAKDVPAHDVVLLSPTANLVARDSLHPALAYLLMRAGSEIHGGAGLLDRAGEFPAPLEAGFPLSSEARRYYQAGVPLLQRYLPFWAANLVDRLWVMLVPIIAVVVPLGRAVPALYRWRVRSRVFRWYARLKEIEIQLEENPGRPMLEDMLKRLEETERSVNQIPTPLAYAENLYFFREHVDVVRRRLVRRLAGVVDDSPAETQATG